AAAATATCCCTGGTTATCTGGCGCATCGATTCATCCAGACCACCGGGGGTATTCAGCTCTATTACCAGTGCTTCCGAGCCATCATCCACAGCCGATTTAATAGCGTTAGTGATGATCCTGGCAGTGATTGGACTAATCGCACCATCGATATTGACCAGATCCACTCTTTTACTGGCTGAGAAAAGCAGGCTGGCAAAAGAGAGCAGAATAATCAAGAGATATGCAACGGCTCTTTTTTTCATAAAAATCCCTCTGGAAAAAATAATGACTGAGCTAATAATATCTAAATCTCTGA
This Candidatus Zixiibacteriota bacterium DNA region includes the following protein-coding sequences:
- a CDS encoding nodulation protein NfeD — translated: MKKRAVAYLLIILLSFASLLFSASKRVDLVNIDGAISPITARIITNAIKSAVDDGSEALVIELNTPGGLDESMRQITRDILNSEVPVIIYVAPSGSRAASAGVFITLAAHVAAMAPGTNIGA